From Podospora bellae-mahoneyi strain CBS 112042 chromosome 3, whole genome shotgun sequence, the proteins below share one genomic window:
- the RFC5 gene encoding Replication factor C (RF-C) subunit (BUSCO:EOG09263OQH; COG:L; EggNog:ENOG503NWCC) — MALIVDKHRPRSLDALTYHDELSDRLRSLAQSGDFPHLLFYGPSGAGKKTRIVATLKELYGPGVEKIKIDARVFQTSSNRKLEFNIVASVYHLEITPSDVGNYDRVVIQDLLKEVAQTQQVDQSARQRFKVVVINEADHLTRDAQAALRRTMEKYSPNLRLILVGESTAGIIAPIRSRCLLVRVARPTVGEVEGVLRGSCEREGWEVREGLVGRVARESGRNLRRALLMLEGVYAQNEKVTDDTPIPPPDWEGLIEQIAQEIMAEHTSARILQVRSKLYDLLTHCIPPTTILKTLTFKLMPLIDDDLKPEVIKWSAFYEHRIKTGTKVIFHLEAFVAKFMRILEMYLMSMDM, encoded by the exons ATGGCGCTCATTGTCGACAAGCACCGGCCCAGAAGTCTAGATGCTTTGACATATCATGATGAATTGTCTGATCGACTCCGTTCTTTG GCTCAATCAGGCGActtcccccacctcctcttctacGGCCCTTCCGGAGCAGGCAAAAAGACTCGCATCGTCGCGACGCTCAAAGAGCTGTACGGCCCCGGTGTGGAAAAGATCAAGATTGATGCGCGGGTCTTCCAGACGAGCTCGAACAGGAAGCTCGAGTTTAACATCGTCGCGAGCGTGTACCACCTCGAGATCACGCCGTCGGACGTGGGGAATTATGACAGGGTGGTGATTCAGGACTTGCTGAAGGAGGTGGCGCAGACGCAGCAGGTTGATCAGAGCGCGAGGCAAAGGTTCAAGGTTGTGGTGATTAATGAGGCGGATCACTTGACAAGGGACGCGCAGGCTGcgctgaggaggacgatggagAAGTATAGTCCCAATTTGAGACTGATCTTGGTTGGGGAGAGCACGGCGGGAATTATTGCTCCGATTAGGAGTCGGTGTTTGCTTGTTAGGGTTGCGAGGCcgacggtgggggaggtggagggggtgttgagggggagttgtgagagggaggggtgggaggtgagggaggggttggtggggagggttgcGAGGGAGAGCGGGAGGAATTTGAGGAgggcgttgttgatgttggagggggtttatGCGCAGAA TGAGAAAGTGACGGACGACACACCGATCCCGCCCCCGGATTGGGAGGGACTGATTGAGCAGATTGCGCAGGAGATCATGGCTGAGCATACCTCCGCGAGGATCCTGCAGGTGAGGAGCAAGCTTTATGACTTGCTGACGCACTGCATCCCGCCGACGACCATCTTGAAGACGTTGACGTTTAAGCTGATGCCgctgattgatgatgatttgaagCCGGAGGTGATCAAGTGGAGTGCGTTTTATGAGCACAGGATAAAGACGGGGACAAAGGTGATTTTTCACTTGGAGGCGTTTGTGGCCAAGTTTATGAGGATATTGGAGATGTATTTGATGAGTATGGATATGtag
- a CDS encoding hypothetical protein (EggNog:ENOG503P0PV), with amino-acid sequence MLPMNSSTQPSNWTGQAAGAPVTLHPPPSDTSLPPKLPHLTFENPDDSDSTEFDDSNSSEDDESDTEASPVEAIKNNMANPLRAERLRVPPFSVPQANVGFQRAQTPIESAQAKVLEDLVNKVSKLETELGKFRGTASAPDHEDRHAGASPFTTPGIRLQPPTYPGHINRAPSPRQTAPRIVTGQTTSAFPELAPRSPSGVQFSSPVPPFSSGGHSAGPFPGVKTPVVEISAVDLKWGPLFDEKGAPTKRWEQVLKGLGQYILDEFMPQKTLVMAPQKMAAFYSQHNIECEAVSFLEIFRSRNQDVHVRLSELYDQLGFEYHLAPSAPGCRPTVPGLTLHGWTQWMTLAMRAHPDEEARRFAKVITMLPINAESPLDGKLERLPKQISRHLLPEKADPASRGKFSAALRVVQEALGLLSPPPKPSLQERRPSQSRAVSPRSRYKPSSVDIPSPPSSVSGAAVDDEYRRGDRERERNYRDLPGRPYESNGSARRDPPLSRSTTGLGLPTRPPSRTGPPSTTSSRRRSSPGPYHRSSVSGASGREERGYTRSSSDATIYPHRSDQRERERERERERERDRERERERDRDRERDARDSKARGREREADRRDRGSRRSASVVSNTDRKGGLGRPNRRSSVIVQDERAGNLGRAPTWGDFFTGKSAMA; translated from the exons ATGCTCCCCATGAACTCTTCTACACAGCCGAGCAACTGGACCGGACAGGCTGCCGGGGCACCAGTTACTTtgcatcctccaccctcggACACTTCTCTGCCTCCTAAGCTACCGCACTTGACCTTCGAAAACCCTGATGATAGCGACAGCACCGAATTTGACGATTCCAACAGCagtgaagatgatgaatCCGACACAGAGGCAAGCCCGGTCGAGGCTATCAAAAACAACATGGCCAACCCTTTGAGGGCGGAAAGGCTTCGCGTTCCGCCGTTCAGCGTACCGCAGGCAAATGTTGGCTTCCAGAGAGCTCAAACTCCGATCGAGTCTGCACAGGCAAAGGTGCTCGAGGACCTTGTCAACAAAGTCTCAAAACTGGAGACAGAAC TGGGTAAATTTCGAGGCACCGCATCGGCCCCAGACCATGAAGACCGCCATGCCGGGGCATCACCCTTCACTACACCAGGTATTCGACTCCAACCACCCACTTACCCGGGACATATCAACAGAGCGCCGTCTCCTCGGCAAACAGCTCCTCGGATAGTCACCGGTCAGACAACCTCAGCCTTCCCTGAGCTAGCACCCCGATCACCATCCGGTGTTCAGTTCAGTTCACCAGTGCCGCCCTTCTCGTCTGGCGGCCACTCGGCGGGTCCGTTTCCGGGTGTAAAGACACCCGTGGTTGAGATTTCCGCTGTTGACCTCAAATGGGGTCCGCTGTTCGACGAAAAGGGAGCGCCAACAAAAAGATGGGAGCAAGTGTTGAAAGGTCTTGGTCAATACATT CTCGATGAATTTATGCCACAAAAgacgttggtgatggctCCTCAAAAGATGGCAGCTTTCTACTCCCAGCACAACATCGAGTGTGAGGCAGTTTCATTCCTCG AAATATTTCGAAGCCGGAATCAAGACGTCCATGTCAGATTGTCGGAGCTGTATGACCAGCTCGGGTTCGAATATCACTTGGCACCTTCAGCACCCGGATGTAGGCCGACGGTGCCTGGCTTGACCCTCCACGGATGGACTCAGTGGATGACGTTAGCCATGAGGGCGCATCCTGATGAAGAGGCTCGCAGGTTCGCCAAGGTGATCACGATGCTGCCCATTAATGCCGAGAGTCCACTTGACGGCAAGCTAGAAAGACTTCCGAAGCAGATATCCCGTCACCTTTTGCCGGAGAAGGCCGACCCAGCATCCCGGGGAAAGTTCAGCGCCGCCCTTCGAGTGGTACAGGAAGCTTTGGGACTGTTGTCTCCGCCTCCCAAACCGAGTCTCCAGGAACGACGGCCATCTCAATCGCGCGCTGTTAGCCCTAGGTCTCGATATAAGCCCTCATCCGTTGACATtccgtcacctccctcctcagtCTCCGGGGCGGCCGTGGATGATGAGTACCGGAGAGGTGACCGTGAGCGCGAGCGAAACTACCGCGACCTTCCAGGAAGACCATACGAGAGTAATGGCTCCGCGAGGCGAGACCCTCCATTATCGCGATCAACAACGGGACTTGGCTTGCCCACTCGCCCCCCCTCGCGGACCGGACCCCCTTCGACAACAAGTTCTCGCCGACGTAGCTCACCTGGCCCCTATCACAGAAGCTCCGTATCAGGGGCAAgtggaagagaggagaggggatACACCAGGTCGTCGTCTGATGCTACCATATATCCTCACCGGTCGGACCAAAGAGAGCGAGAGCGTGAACGAGAAAGAGAACGCGAAAGAGAtagggagcgggagcgggagcgtGATCGtgacagagagagagatgccCGAGACTCCAAGGCCAGAGGACGAGAAAGGGAGGCAGACAGAAGGGACAGAGGCAGTCGAAGATCGGCCTCGGTGGTGAGCAACACGGACCGAAAAGGAGGCCTTGGTCGTCCTAACCGAAGGAGTTCTGTGATTGTCCAAGATGAACGAGCGGGCAACTTGGGACGTGCCCCGACGTGGGGAGATTTCTTTACAGGAAAGTCAGCCATGGCTTGA
- a CDS encoding hypothetical protein (COG:P; EggNog:ENOG503NW40): MAVDADKAHNRSNSTTSKASYAHHDDTGTASSHHGSPESLKHQRLEASRKLANPLAGLSHERLYQMGEEYAVNAGLTSDEDLRAFRLGAVIASNQTDYSSIPELTDREREVLERETTHKWSNPRMLYWVIAICSLCAAVQGMDETVVNGAQIFYKEAFGIAGDTWLIGLTNGAPYLCCAIVGCWVTEPMNKRFGRRGTIFISCAISALACFWQAFTNTWYHMFIARFFLGFGIGPKSATTPIFAAECSPPRLRGALVMQWQMWTAFGIMIGYVADLAFYPVPDRGIPLGLNWRLMMGSALIPAVVVCCLAYVCPESPRWYLTKNRHKDAFASVCQLRHEKVQAARDLFYTHTLLKAEEQTTANIGTRNRIKEVFTIRRNRNAMIASEIVMFMQQFCGVNVIAYFSSEIFREAGYSEVEALAASLGFGVINFLFAIPAFYTIDTYGRRNLLLTTFPLMALFMFFTGFSFWIPEDSPAHIGCIALGIYLFGIVYSPGEGPVPFTYSAEAYPLYIRAIGMSFATATTWFFNFVLALTWPSLLEAFRPQGAFSWYGGWNIVGFFLVLFLVPETKEKTLEELDRVFDVDLRRMMAFGARQAGWFWGRYVMRRKGGRQPVHPGEEGLDGDSGEEGEFWGRRRGLLGGWMGRGGFDAGWEVGVRDNYWVGFTN; the protein is encoded by the exons ATGGCTGTCGACGCTGACAAGGCCCACAACCGCTCCAACTCAACCACATCCAAAGCCTCGTACGCTCACCATGACGATACAGGCACCGCTTCATCCCACCATGGCTCACCAGAGTCTCTCAAGCACCAACGCCTGGAAGCCTCCAGGAAGCTCGCAAACCCCCTCGCTGGTTTGAGCCATGAACGACTTTACCAGATGGGCGAGGAGTATGCCGTTAACGCCGGGCTGACCAGCGATGAGGACCTCCGCGCTTTCCGTCTCGGTGCAGTTATCGCTAGCAACCAGACTGACTACAGCTCCATCCCGGAGCTTACCGATCGCGAGAGGGAAGTTCTGGAGCGTGAGACAACCCACAAGTGGTCCAACCCCCGGATGCTTTACTGGGTCATTGCCATCTGCTCTCTCTGTGCCGCTGTTCAGGGCATGGATGAGACAGTTGTCAATGGCGCCCAGATCTTTTACAAGGAAGCCTTTGGAATCGCTGGGGACACCTGGTTAATTGGTCTCACTAACGGCGCTCCGTATTTGTGCTGTGCCATTGTTGGTTGCTGGGTGACTGAGCCTATGAATAAGAGGTTCGGAAGAAGAggcaccatcttcatctcttGTGCTATTTCGGCGTTGGCATGCTTCTGGCAGGCGTTTACGAACACCTGGTATCATATGTTTATCGCACGGTTTTTCTTGGGATTTGGTATTGGACCCAAGAGCGCAACTACACCGATTTTCGCCGCAGAGTGCTCTCCGCCAAGACTGAGAGGAGCCCTGGTCATG CAATGGCAAATGTGGACGGCCTTCGGTATTATGATCGGTTACGTTGCGGACTTGGCCTTCTACCCTGTTCCTGACCGCGGCATCCCCCTGGGTCTCAACtggcggttgatgatgggttcCGCCCTCATTCCAGCCGTCGTTGTCTGTTGTCTCGCCTACGTCTGCCCCGAGTCACCCAGATGGTATCTCACCAAGAACCGCCACAAGGATGCGTTTGCTTCGGTCTGTCAACTTCGCCATGAGAAAGTCCAGGCGGCCAGGGATCTGTTTTACACGCACACCCTGCTCAAGGCGGAAGAGCAGACCACGGCCAACATTGGAACACGCAACCGCATCAAGGAGGTCTTTACCATCCGACGCAACAGAAATGCCATGATTGCTTCGGAGATTGTCATGTTTATGCAGCAATTCTGCGGTGTCAATGTCATTGCCTACTTTTCCAGTGAAATTTTCAGGGAGGCTGGGTATTCTGAGGTCGAGGCTCTGGCAGCAAGCTTGGGATTCGGAGTCATCAACTTCCTGTTTGCTATACCAGCCTTTTACACCATCGACACGTACGGCCGGCGCAATTTACtgctcaccaccttcccGCTGATGGCACTATTCATGTTCTTCACTGGTTTCAGCTTCTGGATACCAGAAGACAGTCCAGCACACATCGGGTGTATCGCTTTGGGAATCTACCTTTTTGGCATCGTCTACAGCCCCGGCGAGGGCCCGGTGCCATTTACCTATTCAGCAGAAGCATACCCGCTGTATATCCGCGCCATAGGGATGAGCTTCGCGACGGCAACGACGTGGTTCTTCAATTTTGTTCTGGCGCTTACGTGGCCGAGTTTACTGGAGGCGTTCAGGCCGCAGGGCGCTTTTAGCTGGTATGGGGGTTGGAATATTGTTGGGTttttcttggtgttgtttttggtgcctgagacgaaggagaagacgttggaggagctggataGGGTTTTTGATGTGGATTTGAGGAGAATGATGGCTTTTGGGGCGAGGCAggcggggtggttttgggggaggtaCGTGATGAggcggaagggggggaggcagCCGGTTCAtccgggggaggaggggttggatggggatagtggggaggagggagagttttgggggagaagaagggggttgttggggggatggatggggcggggagggtttgatgctggatgggaggtgggtgttCGGGATAATTACTGGGTTGGATTTACTAATTGA
- a CDS encoding hypothetical protein (EggNog:ENOG503P944; COG:S), which produces MVGNKIRCENGGEWKAREKFSHSALRKYQKKLGNGIATPAQSTISCLEHSSGNKAPEMKCEGPCDRWRELDFFSKSTRRNKVYWCKDCVDWAEKTEVGEALPPPGERICEEEFETLKMRVADFVLNEDYENGIPEGNDSGPATTVSINDFDDDYEEEFTLLPPGAEATTVTDSIASPEDTDVSVETPGAAATSTEPMAPTPRAPHWFLGFMNNDSPSTSSTTPTTLDTLDTLDLLDSLDTPDESISELSITAGSQTHTQTTTTAADTNASATPGQTGAVLFNAWSPEGNFERMIKEPTIATEESGWKTVTRTAKGPRMITVRPRGKKEKDEVKVGKNGWIKVSNRRTTPQLPNYILANCVRGEEDFVGDIIPDEL; this is translated from the exons ATGGTCGGCAACAAGATTCGCTGCGAGAACGGCGGCGAGTGGAAGGCCAGAGAGAAGTTTTCCCACAGTGCCCTTCGCAAGTACCAGAAGAAGTTGGGCAACGGCATTGCCACTCCTGCCCAGTCGACTATCTCGTGTCTCGAGCACAGCTCTGGCAACAAGGCGCCCGAGATGAAGTGTGAGGGACCCTGTGATCGCTGGCGTGAGCTGGACTTTTTCAGCAAGTCCACCCGCCGCAACAAAGTCTAC TGGTGCAAGGACTGCGTTGACTGGGCTGAAAAGACTGAGGTTGGCGAagcgcttcctcctcccggcGAGAGAATCTGTGAGGAAGAGTTTGAGACTCTCAAGATGAGGGTTGCCGACTTCGTGCTGAATGAGGATTACGAGAACGGCATTCCGGAGGGGAATGACTCGGGCCCGGCTACTACGGTCAGCATCAATGATTTCGACGATGACTATGAGGAAGAGTTCACTCTTCTGCCTCCCGGTGCTGAGGCTACCACCGTGACCGACTCCATTGCCAGTCCAGAGGATACCGATGTGTCAGTTGAGACACCTGGCGCTGCTGCTACTTCGACTGAGCCTATGGCACCAACTCCTCGCGCCCCCCACTGGTTTTTGGGATTTATGAACAACGACTCTCcgagcacctcctccaccacacctACCACTCTTGACACTCTCGATacccttgaccttcttgacaGTCTTGACACACCCGATGAGTCGATCTCCGAGCTTTCCATCACTGCTGGCTCCCAGACTCACACTCAGACGACCACCACGGCTGCCGACACAAATGCCTCAGCCACTCCTGGCCAGACCGGTGCAGTCTTGTTCAACGCCTGGAGCCCAGAGGGCAATTTCGAGCGCATGATCAAGGAGCCCACCATCGCGACTGAGGAGAGCGGCTGGAAGACGGTGACCCGCACGGCCAAGGGACCTCGCATGATTACCGTTCGTCCTCGcggcaagaaggagaaggacgaggTGAAGGTCGGCAAGAACGGATGGATCAAAGTT AGCAATCGCCGGACCACGCCACAGCTGCCTAACTATATCCTGGCGAACTGTGTTCGCGGCGAGGAAGATTTCGTGGGTGACATCATCCCTGATGAGCTTTAA
- the MNN4 gene encoding mannosyltransferase (COG:O; EggNog:ENOG503NUSZ), producing the protein MKSSLYPPVSLPNLLLAIVLVVTSFVLLSATIHRSSYLSSVPSVEPPPERAWPMVWASYSNEPPEPKYFQEAGNTLEMSHYDIRFFQGVIPYSQHREVLQHLIRSYLSIMASFKMETWIAHGTLLGWWWNGRIMPWDYDLDVQVSLHTMEHMAKQFNQTLHEWRYTTDEGGEGVHEIKKTYLLDVNPNYSEMKRRQGMNVIDARWVDVDTGMFVDITALAERDPVLEPGIWSCKNFHQYRTHNIWPLKETRFEGVKAKVPLDHERILVAEYGEKSLVLTEWEGTPLE; encoded by the exons ATGAAATCTTCTCTTTATCCTCCCGTATCTTTACCGAATCTATTGCTGGCCATTGTACTCGTGGTAACGTCCTTCGTCCTCCTATCGGCGACGATTCACCGGTCTTCCTACCTCTCCTCCGTTCCCTCTGTCGAGCCGCCCCCCGAGCGAGCTTGGCCGATGGTATGGGCCTCCTACAGCAATGAACCCCCCGAACCAAAGTACTTCCAGGAAGCTGGCAACACCCTAGAAATGTCCCACTACGACATCCGCTTCTTCCAGGGCGTGATTCCGTATTCTCAACATCGTGAGGTCCTTCAGCACCTCATTCGATCATACCTCTCCATCATGGCCTCCTTCAAGATGGAGACCTGGATCGCACATGGCACATtgcttgggtggtggtggaatggCCGGATCATGCCCTGGGACTATGACCTCGACGTCCAGGTCAGCCTCCACACGATGGAGCACATGGCCAAGCAATTCAACCAGACGCTGCATGAGTGGAGGTACACCAccgatgagggaggggagggtgtgcatgagatcaagaagacgTATCTGTTGGACGTGAACCCAAACTACTcggagatgaagaggagacAGGGAATGAACGTGATTGATGCCAGAtgggttgatgttgacacGGGCATGTTTGTGGATATCACTGCGCTGGCCGAGAGAGATCCGGTGTTGGAACCGGGGATCTGGAGCTGCAAGAACTTCCATCAGTATAGGACGCATAATATCTGGCCGCTGAAGGAGACAAGGTTTGAGGGGGTTAAGGCAAAGGTGCCTCTTGATCACGAGAGAATTTTGGTGGCGGAGTATGGGGAGaagagcttggtgttgaccGAGTGGGAAGGG ACACCGCTGGAGTGA
- the ERD2 gene encoding endoplasmic reticulum retention protein (COG:U; EggNog:ENOG503NUY8): protein MSLNIFRVLGDFSHLASIFILLHKIQQLKSCSGISFKSQVLYMLVYITRYLDLPWTSSPYNFIFKVLFISSELYIIYLMARAYKPTNDPNLDTFHVEFLLGFAGLLALLFPYKYTILEVFWAFSIWLESVAILPQLFMLQRTGEAEAMTAHYIAALGMYRALYIPNWIYRYFSEPTHKVDTIAVTAGILQTILYSDFFWIYYTKVMRGEKFKLPV, encoded by the exons ATGTCGCTCAACATCTTTCGCGTGCTGG GGGATTTCTCCCATCTCGCCTCCATTTTCATCTTGCTGCACAAGATCCAGCAGTTGAAG AGCTGCTCGGGTATTTCTTTCAAGTCGCAGGTGCTTTACATGCTGGTTTACATTACTCGATATCTCG ACCTCCcctggacctcctccccctacaacttcatcttcaaagtcctcttcatctcctcaGAGCTCTACATAATCTACCTCATGGCCCGGGCCTACAAGCCCACCAACgaccccaacctcgacacgTTCCACGTCGagttcctcctcggcttcgcCGGCCTGCTCGCGCTCTTGTTTCCGTACAAGTACACGATCCTCGAGGTGTTTTGGGCGTTTTCCATCTGGCTCGAGTCGGTGGCGATCCTGCCGCAGCTGTTCATGCTGCAGCggacgggggaggcggaggccaTGACGGCGCATTATATTGCGGCGCTGGGGATGTACAGGGCGCTGTATATCCCGAACTGGATCTATCGGTACTTTAGCGAGCCGACGCACAAGGTGGACACGATTGCGGTGACGGCGGGGATTTTGCAGACGATTTTGTATAGTGATTTCTTTTGGATTTATTATACCAAGGttatgaggggggagaagtttAAGTTGCCTGTTTAG
- a CDS encoding hypothetical protein (EggNog:ENOG503P5I8): protein MAKSRPPTTGSLSQYLFLALGVLSTATLAAPPALPPIPTITPPPTLLVPRQNDPQIQSLSQQLSALSQSSREISQSSQQLSITSAQLLNSVQQLSSRLTQTEQSVNALRQSVNNAEQASRSLSQQIAEVSRSADRQMSERLQRASMTMVENMSAMSVQMESSFSRRLAQASRSAVALAQGRVVQEGEDRGLETGFGVPTSTAVPEPVQGMRTEVVIGAVVGGVLGSMVLSVVGVFFGLKIRQRQQKQGRLGPGIGSDAFFTGGGGGKIKGGSPNIGAPVLQSTSNKAYASVGLGPGAVQVGGENKEKDVGKRVSDVSSVYSSDLDDDEKGLLKQQQQPSPATLARNAPDLRRMVLERLGTTISRKSVGGPKVGFAMSYYSPDSTTMPPPPKAVGTGVIKKAGGHNDNDNNSVMKVTTPTATTIVKTGGNKTRQMMKGFQLSQPPPGKLSLFPRSDGGSSGGSSPVDEEDGKGTPKRLESWLRRERGVVSPFATAAPGKK, encoded by the coding sequence ATGGCTAAATCACGTCCACCAACAACCGGGTCACTCTCCCAATATCTGTTTCTCGCCCTTGGGGTATTATCAACagccaccctcgccgcccctCCCGCCCTCCCGCCAATACCGACCataacccccccaccaaccctcctTGTCCCCCGCCAAAACGACCCCCAAATCCAATCCCTCTCCCAACAACTCTCCGCCCTATCCCAATCCTCCCGCGAAATCTCCCAATCGTCCCAACAACTCTCCATCACGTCAGCCCAGCTGCTAAACTCAGTCCAGCAGCTCTCCTCCCGTCTCACCCAAACAGAACAGTCGGTCAATGCGCTCCGGCAGTCGGTGAACAACGCCGAGCAAGCCTCCCGCTCGTTATCACAGCAGATAGCTGAGGTTTCGCGCAGCGCAGACCGCCAGATGAGTGAGCGGCTGCAGAGGGCGAGCATGACGATGGTGGAGAATATGAGCGCCATGTCGGTTCAGATGGAGAGCAGTTTCTCCCGGAGGCTGGCGCAAGCGTCTAGGAGCGCGGTTGCTTTGGCGCAGGGACGGGTTGtgcaggagggggaggatagggGGTTGGAGACTGGGTTTGGGGTTCCCACCTCAACAGCGGTGCCGGAACCGGTGCAAGGGATGAGAACGGAGGTTGTGATTGGGgctgtggttgggggggtgttggggtcAATGGTGTTGagtgtggtgggggtgttttTTGGGTTGAAGATACGGCAGCGACAGCAGAAgcaggggaggttggggccCGGGATTGGGAGTGATGCTTTTTTTAccggggggggaggggggaagatCAAAGGGGGGAGTCCGAATATTGGGGCGCCGGTGCTGCAGTCTACGTCGAATAAGGCGTATGCTAGTGTGGGTTTGGGGCCGGGGGCGGTTCAGGTCGGGGgggagaacaaggagaaggatgtggGAAAGAGAGTCAGTGATGTCAGTAGTGTCTACTCTTCTGActtggacgacgacgaaaaGGGGCTGCTtaaacagcagcagcagccgtcaCCTGCTACACTGGCAAGAAACGCGCCGGatctgaggaggatggtttTGGAAAGGTTGGGGACTACCATCTCGAGAAAGTCGGTCGGGGGTCCAAAGGTTGGGTTCGCGATGAGTTATTACTCCCCTGACTCGACGAcgatgccaccacctccaaaggCGGTCGGGACGGGGGTGATCAAGAAGGCAGGGGGGCATAATGATAATGATAATAATTCTGTGATGAAGGTTACGACGCCTACGGCAACGACGATTGTCAAGACGGGGGGGAACAAGACGAGGCAGATGATGAAGGGGTTTCAACTGAGtcagccgccgccggggaAGCTGAGTTTGTTCCCGAGGAGTGATGGGGGGAGTAGTGGGGGGAGTAGTCCtgtggatgaagaggatgggaaggggacgccgaagaggttggagagctggttgaggagggagaggggggttgttagtCCGTTTGCTACGGCTGCTCCGGGGAAGAAGTGA